From the genome of Pseudomonas sp. FP453:
GGCCAGCTCGAAACGCACACCGCTGCCCGTCTGCTGCGGCAACCCGACGACACGCCCCTCCAGCCAGCGCGTCTGCCCGTCCAGTGCCGGCCGCAGCCGATCATCCAGCGCCCACTGCGCGCTCAGGCACGCCCAACTCAAGCCGAAAAGGAAGAACGCCAGCCAATAGGTGCGAAACGGCAACAGCATCAACGCCACCACCGGCATGGCCAGCAGCCAACCGACCGGTGGCAATGCCGGCAAATAGCGCAACGCCAGCAGCCCCAGTGCAAACGCGAACATCCCTGCTCTCATGGATCATCCCTTTCAAGTGATCCATTCAGTCTTAGCCGGACGCGCAGCACGGCCTATGATGTTTTGTCACAAAGTCTGAATTTTCTGTTTATAGAATGCGGGCATACTTGCCCCTCGAACTGACCTGGACCCCTTATGCCTCGGCGCTTATTCAAACGCTACATGCCCGACCCGACCAGTATCAGGGAACACAAGTCCTTACGATTCCTCGGCACCTTGCTGCACGACCCCAACCTCTGGCACCTGAATCGGCACTCGGTGGCGCGGGCCATGGCCGTGGGTTTGTTCGCGGCATTTATCCCGATCCCCTTGCAGATGCTGTTGGCGGCCGTGCTGGCCATTGCGGTGCGCGGCAATATGCCCATCGCCGTCAGCCTGGTATGGCTGACCAACCCGATCACCATGCCGGTGGTGTTTTTCTGCAC
Proteins encoded in this window:
- a CDS encoding DUF2062 domain-containing protein; translated protein: MPRRLFKRYMPDPTSIREHKSLRFLGTLLHDPNLWHLNRHSVARAMAVGLFAAFIPIPLQMLLAAVLAIAVRGNMPIAVSLVWLTNPITMPVVFFCTYLTGAWLMNVPPRSLPDDLTWEWISGQLSTLWQPFLLGSVVLGLVLGALAYCLTMLYWRWWVAHQWKKRKQRRA